One part of the Ciona intestinalis chromosome 5, KH, whole genome shotgun sequence genome encodes these proteins:
- the LOC100180698 gene encoding LOW QUALITY PROTEIN: non-specific lipid-transfer protein-like (The sequence of the model RefSeq protein was modified relative to this genomic sequence to represent the inferred CDS: deleted 1 base in 1 codon), producing MGRKVYVIGVGMTKFEKPGRRENFDYPDMAKEAGLKALADAGISYHQVEQAAVGYCYGDSTCGQRALYQLGMTGIPIYNVNNACATGSSALFMAKQFIEGGLAECTMALGFEKMERGSLGSHWTDRTNPMQKHIEVMTEFREIAAAPMTPQLFGNAGLEHMEKFGTKPEHFAKVAWKNHKHSTNNPYSQFQKEYALDQVLNGRTVYEYLTLLQCCPTSDGSGCAILASADFVRKHGLEHQAVEIVAQEMATDLPSTFADKSSMKIVGYDLTKRAVDKIYEKTGLRASDAQVVELHDCFSANELITYEALGLCGVGMFNASYLLLXXXXXXXXXXXXXXXXXXXXXXXXXXXXXXXXXXXXXXXXXXAQCTELTWQLRGEAGKRQIKGATLALQHNLGLGGAVVISMYKLGFPEARKEWIKKQGGHPRIHPQPIKGQLVARATASVSDADGMKTTPVFKEIQKAIEADGASYIEKIKGIIAFKIKPSNSSKGGVWVINAKTGKGSVEFNSTVKPDCTITMTDDDMYDLMMGKLNPNSAFFSGKLKISGNMGLAMKIQNIMPAQPKL from the exons ATGGGAAGAAAAGTTTATGTAATTGGTGTTGGAATGACAAAg ttTGAGAAGCCGGGTCGACGTGAGAATTTTGACTACCCCGACATGGCCAAGGAGGCAGGGTTAAAAGCTCTCGCTGATGCTGGAATTTCTTACCACCAGGTGGAGCAAGCAGCAGTTGGTTATTGCTACGGAGACTCGACTTGTGGTCAGCGTGCTTTGTACCAACTTGGAATGACTGGGATTCCAATTTATAAT GTTAACAACGCATGTGCCACTGGTTCATCAGCCTTGTTCATGGCAAAGCAATTTATTGAAGGAGGGTTGGCTGAATGCACCATGGCTCTTGGCTTCGAAAAGATGGAACGAGGCTCACTTGGCTCTCAT TGGACAGACAGAACGAACCCTATGCAAAAACACATTGAAGTTATGACTGAGTTTCGTGAAATAGCTGCTGCACCAATGACCCCACAGTTGTTTGGAAATGCTGGTCTTGAACATATGGAAAAATTTG GCACCAAACCAGAGCACTTTGCGAAAGTAGCGTGGAAAAATCACAAGCATTCAACCAACAACCCATACTCACAGTTTCAAAAGGAATATGCATTGGACCAAGTTCTCAATGGAAGAACTGTATATGAATATCTCACATTACTGCAGTGCTG CCCCACATCGGATGGTAGTGGTTGTGCAATCCTTGCCAGTGCAGACTTTGTCAGAAAACATGGGTTGGAACATCAAGCTGTTGAGATTGTGGCTCAGGAGATGGCCACTGATCTTCCAAGCACTTTCGCAGATAAAAGCAGCATGAAG ATAGTTGGTTACGATCTAACCAAGCGCGCTGTGGATAAAATATACGAGAAAACTGGTTTACGTGCTTCAGATGCTCAAGTTGTTGAACTTCATGATTGCTTCTCAGCAAATGAGTTGATCACTTATGAAGCGCTCGGTCTTTGTGGTGTCGGTATGTTTAATGCTTCCTATTTGTTGCTGNNNNNNNNNNNNNNNNNNNNNNNNNNNNNNNNNNNNNNNNNNNNNNNNNNNNNNNNNNNNNNNNNNNNNNNNNNNNNNNNNNNNNNNNNNNNNNNNNNNNNNNNNNNNNNNNNNNNNNNNNNNNNGGCACAGTGTACGGAACTAACATGGCAGTTGCGTGGTGAAGCAGGCAAACGGCAA ATAAAAGGAGCTACACTGGCGTTACAACATAACCTTGGACTTGGTGGAGCAGTTGTTATCAGCATGTATAAACTTGGATTCCCAGAAGCAAGGAAAGAATGGattaaaaa ACAGGGTGGTCACCCCCGTATTCACCCTCAGCCAATCAAAGGACAGCTTGTTGCCCGGGCAACAGCCTCAGTATCAGATGCTGACGGAATGAAAACGACACCAGTGTTTAAGGAGATCCAGAAAGCCATAGAAGCG GATGGAGCTTCTTACATTGAAAAGATCAAAGGCATCattgcttttaaaatcaaaccaTCTAATTCAAGCAAAGGGGGCGTGTGGGTGATCAATGCGAAAACTGGCAAAGGATCTGTGGAGTTTAATTCAACAG tgaAACCTGATTGCACGATCACTATGACAGATGATGACATGTATGATCTTATGATGGGGAAACTAAATCCTAACTCT GCATTCTTTAGCGGGAAACTGAAAATTAGTGGTAACATGGGACTCGCTATGAAGATACAGAACATCATGCCAGCCCAACCAAAACTTTAA
- the LOC100177549 gene encoding cationic amino acid transporter 3-like has translation MTGCVGCAEIGQAVTRRKNVDDDTVGESKLARVLTVFDLTALGVGATLGAGVYILTGSVAKEISGPSVVISFLIAAITSILSGLCYAEFGARVPKAGSGYVYSYVTVGECCAFVIGWNLILSYVIGAASVARAWTGNFDALIDNKIKTYMLECCSMDVPGLAEYPDLFSFVIVMILTALIAFGVKEFAMVNKIFTVLNIGVILFVVIAGMTKADFHNWAWTFEEIQEYVLSTNSSPMTNFTTVVNEVLANVTYAPSLNGTNGATMAQLAIDWAPYGNGGFLPFGFFGLISGTATCFYAFVGFDCIATTGEEAINPQKSIPMGIVLSLAVCCIAYLAISATLTLMQPYFLLDTLAPLPVAFEKVGMAWASYPVAVGAICALSTSLLGAMFPMPRIIYAMAIDGLLFKFLAKVHDKTKTPLIATFLSGTFAGIMAIFFDLKELVDLMSIGTLAAYTLVATSVMLLRYQPDAVPVAEEDFDLKKDDLTPIRTEARTESFEFVMLVRPKSSFPTPIISKIVNWCTVISALSMALFSITIALITQFGWNFIFIIFIVIFILGSIAPIVVIALQPQSGKELSFSVPLVPLVPALNMFVNIFLMISLPPSTWYKMVIWMVLGALIYLFYGVRHSEEHPANKMVTNKNGARDKEMQPMDNRADGEGALLESEQV, from the exons ATGACTGGTTGTGTTGGATGTGCCGAAATTGGACAAGCCGTCACCCGACGGAAAAATGTAGACGATGATACTGTTGGTGAAAGTAAACTCGCCAGAGTTCTCACTGTTTTCGATCTAACTGCACTTGGCGTTGGAGCTACTTTGG GTGCTGGTGTTTATATTCTTACCGGATCTGTGGCAAAAGAGATTTCCGGACCCAGTGTTGTAATTTCATTCTTAATTGCCGCTATTACCTCAATTCTTTCAG GTCTTTGTTATGCCGAGTTTGGTGCTCGCGTTCCAAAGGCTGGATCTGGATACGTTTACAGCTACGTGACGGTTGGAGAGTGTTGTGCTTTTGTTATCGGATGGAATCTCATACTTTCATACGTTATAG GAGCTGCGAGTGTTGCTCGAGCCTGGACTGGAAACTTTGACGCTTTGATTGATAATAAAATCAAGACTTACATGTTAGAATGTTGTTCTATGGATGTACCTGGCCTGGCCGAGTACCCGGATCTATTCTCGTTTGTAATCGTGATGATTTTAACAG CTCTGATCGCGTTTGGTGTAAAAGAGTTCGCGAtggtgaataaaatatttactgtcCTTAACATCGGTGTGATTTTATTCGTGGTAATTGCTGGTATGACCAAAGCCGACTTTCACAACTGGGCGTGGACATTTGAGGAAATACAGGAATACGTTCT CTCAACAAACTCGAGCCCAATGACAAACTTCACCACTGTCGTAAATGAAGTTTTAGCCAATGTAACTTACGCACCATCGTTAAATGGCACAAATGGAGCCACCATGGCACAGCTTGCTATTGACTGGGCACCTTATGGAAATGGTGGTTTTCTACCGTTCGGTTTCTTCGGTTTGATTTCGGGAACTGCAACTTGCTTTTACGCTTTCGTTGGCTTCGACTGTATCGCTACAACTG GGGAAGAAGCGATCAACCCACAAAAATCAATACCGATGGGCATTGTCCTTTCCTTAGCTGTATGCTGTATCGCCTACCTGGCTATCTCCGCAACATTAACACTTATGCAGCCTTACTTTTTACTGGACACTCTAGCGCCTTTGCCAGTCGCTTTTGAAAAAGTCGGAATGGCTTGGGCAAGTTACCCTGTTGCTGTTGGTGCCATATGCGCACTGTCTACCAG tctTTTGGGTGCTATGTTTCCAATGCCACGTATTATATACGCGATGGCAATCGACGGCCTACTGTTCAAATTTCTTGCTAAAGTTCACGACAAAACAAAGACCCCTCTCATTGCAACGTTTTTATCAGGAACATTTGCAG gTATCATGGCCATTTTCTTTGACTTGAAAGAATTAGTTGACTTAATGTCAATTGGGACCCTGGCTGCCTATACGCTGGTAGCTACATCTGTTATGTTACTCAG GTACCAGCCAGATGCGGTTCCTGTAGCAGAAGAAGACTTCGACCTAAAAAAAGACGATCTCACGCCGATTCGTACCGAGGCCCGAACCGAATCCTTTGAGTTTGTAATGCTGGTCCGACCAAAGTCGTCTTTTCCAACGCCTATCATTTCTAAAATAGTAAACTGGTGCACTGTGATTTCCG CTCTTAGCATGGCTCTATTCAGTATAACTATTGCCCTTATTACTCAATTTGGttggaattttattttcatcatttttattGTCATCTTCATATTGGGATCTATTGCACCTATCGTTGTTATTGCTCTTCAACCACAGAGTGGAAAGGAGTTGTCTTTCTCG GTACCTCTTGTTCCATTGGTTCCTGCACTCAACATGTTCGTGAACATTTTCCTCATGATTTCGTTGCCCCCTTCAACTTGGTACAAGATGGTGATCTGGATGGTTTTAG GGGCTTTGATTTACCTGTTCTATGGTGTGAGACACAGCGAGGAACATCCTGCAAACAAAATGGTTACTAACAAGAACGGTGCGAGAGACAAAGAGATGCAGCCTATGGACAACAGAGCAGATGGAGAAGGCGCTCTGCTAGAGAGCGAGCAAGTTTAA
- the LOC101243529 gene encoding uncharacterized protein LOC101243529 — MDLVRRFSRESSSSSISSECECECEIPIEDIWSPAIGLEILLDAHAGYKAWPKQMIENGNVYVQNYPDTKYWTSWINGNFFIFSVKLTSGLQLYLSPTTGRNGRPGLKIIQGNEPSRNSPGTDDPRVFEYKLHTHSQQHVLYNKSTGQYIGLNRRNRMIPVGQEKQAGAFTLSSPELTAYYECIKKKEESKQQFCIQGVTQQMEA; from the coding sequence ATGGACCTGGTTAGAAGATTTTCACGCGAGTCTAGTTCTAGCTCGATAAGTAGCGAATGTGAATGTGAATGTGAGATTCCTATTGAAGACATCTGGAGCCCCGCAATCGGGCTTGAGATTCTTTTAGATGCTCATGCAGGCTATAAGGCGTGGCCAAAGCAAATGATTGAAAATGGGAACGTTTATGTACAAAACTACCCCGACACTAAATACTGGACTTCATGGATCAACGGTaactttttcatattttcgGTAAAATTGACATCGGGATTGCAATTGTATTTGTCGCCTACAACTGGAAGAAACGGTAGACCAGGATTGAAGATAATACAAGGGAATGAACCAAGCAGGAACTCGCCCGGTACCGACGACCCGCGAGTGTTTGaatacaagttacatacacataGTCAGCAGCACGTTTTGTACAACAAAAGTACCGGTCAATATATTGGCTTGAACAGGCGCAATAGAATGATTCCTGTTGGCCAAGAAAAGCAAGCCGGTGCTTTCACTCTGTCAAGTCCGGAACTAACTGCTTATTACGAATGCAtcaagaaaaaagaagaatCGAAACAGCAGTTTTGTATCCAAGGGGTCACACAGCAAATGGAAGCTTAA
- the LOC113474276 gene encoding uncharacterized protein LOC113474276, translating to MEIVHKEFVNHKAWPHRLEARGHVYAELEYEKKEWYTWKSVEGNLFIFSVKVNEENLLYMVVSKPKIGSQKIHIVNGVEPCANDALESDPRVFEYINLPHSEGHVLYNRVSKKYIGINNHNALIPVKQEQRAAHFILTTPLEAKKEQKQEENVEVELKQCETELVLQQVE from the coding sequence ATGGAAATTGTTCATAAAGAGTTTGTAAACCACAAAGCGTGGCCGCATCGTTTGGAAGCAAGGGGGCATGTATATGCTGAACTTGAGTACGAAAAGAAAGAATGGTATACATGGAAGTCTGTGGAGGGGAACCTGTTCATTTTTTCCGTGAAAGTAAATGAAGAAAATTTACTTTACATGGTGGTATCAAAACCTAAAATTGGATCGCAGAAAATACATATCGTTAACGGTGTAGAGCCATGCGCAAACGATGCACTTGAGTCGGATCCACGGGTGTTTGAGTATATTAATTTACCGCATTCGGAAGGGCACGTTTTGTACAACCGCGTATCCAAGAAGTACATTGGTATAAACAATCATAACGCTCTGATTCCAGTAAAACAAGAACAACGGGCTgcacattttatattaactaCTCCGCTCGAAGCAAAAAAGGAGCAGAAACAAGAGGAAAACGTGGAAGTGGAACTGAAGCAATGCGAAACTGAATTAGTATTACAGCAAGTAGAATAA
- the LOC100184469 gene encoding galactosylgalactosylxylosylprotein 3-beta-glucuronosyltransferase 1, translating to MHLLGEYGGRYSRNKYAVLFAITLTLFSTKKLWWRKSFPILKPQKAKEFCKTEPEFHIETIKEDMPLIFGVTSTYARHLQLPELTRLSQTLLHIPKFHWILTEDSYEKTETVTKLLQKSGLNYTHLNAKNNIPSPTKYIKDYTTRNLALNWIRGNIPATRDAIVYLMDDDNTYSLKLFDEIRATKRAAVWQVGLVGDLLSEGPVRCENGKALEWRTFWWPDRLTPIDMAGFAFHIKLLLERTGAHFRDVPDMESDFLSSLCVTRENIEANNCKDILVWHTQTKIPKVMDGSSRSK from the coding sequence ATGCATTTATTAGGAGAGTATGGAGGACGCTACAGCCGAAACAAATACGCTGTATTGTTTGCAATTACGCTTACAttattttctacaaaaaaattatggtGGAGGAAATCGTTCCCAATACTGAAGCCGCAAAAAGCAAAAGAATTTTGTAAGAccgaaccagagtttcatattgaaacaattaaagaaGACATGCCCTTAATATTTGGAGTGACCTCAACCTATGCAAGACATCTGCAGCTACCAGAACTCACTCGTTTATCGCAGACTCTTCTCCATATACCAAAGTTTCATTGGATACTGACAGAGGATTCATATGAGAAAACTGAGACAGTGACCAAGTTGCTGCAGAAATCAGGACTTAATTACACGCACTTAAACGCGAAGAACAATATACCAAGTCCAACAAAGTATATAAAAGATTACACTACACGAAACCTGGCTTTGAACTGGATTCGAGGAAACATACCAGCGACCAGAGATGCTATTGTATATCTTATGGACGATGACAACACATACTCGTTGAAACTGTTTGATGAAATTCGTGCAACAAAACGCGCTGCTGTGTGGCAGGTGGGTTTAGTTGGTGACTTACTCAGCGAAGGCCCAGTAAGATGTGAAAACGGCAAGGCTTTGGAATGGAGAACATTTTGGTGGCCTGACAGATTAACCCCAATCGACATGGCTGGCTTTGCATTTCATATCAAATTACTCCTTGAAAGAACGGGGGCACATTTTCGTGATGTACCAGACATGGAGTCTGACTTTTTAAGTTCACTTTGCGTCACACGCGAAAATATTGAAGCCAATAACTGCAAGGATATCCTCGTGTGGCACACACAAACGAAAATACCTAAAGTGATGGACGGCAGCTCTAGGTCTAAATAG